One window of the Shewanella litorisediminis genome contains the following:
- the speA gene encoding biosynthetic arginine decarboxylase: MNEWSIDDARAGYNVAHWSQGFYGISDEGEVTVSPDPKNPTFKIGLNALAKDMVKAGVSLPVLVRFPQILHHRVDHLCQMFNQAIQKYDYQSDYLLVYPIKVNQQQTVVEEILASQVSKTVPQLGLEAGSKPELMAVLAMAQKASSVIVCNGYKDKEYIRLALIGEKLGHSVYIVLEKMSELQMVLDESKKLGVTPRLGLRARLAFQGKGKWQASGGEKSKFGLSAAQILKVVERLKDEDMLESLQLLHFHLGSQIANIRDIRHGVGEAARFYCELRKLGAKVNCFDVGGGLAVDYDGTRSQSNNSMNYALAEYANNIVSVLTDVCNQNEQPMPRIISESGRYLTAHHAVLITDVIGTESYSPEDIPAPEEDAPQLLHNMWRSWNEISSRLDQRALIEIFHDTQSDLAEAQSLFALGQLSLEDRAWAEQCNLAVCHELQGLMNARNRYQRPIIDELNEKLADRFFVNFSLFQSLPDAWGIDQVFPVLPLSGLDKVPERRAVMLDITCDSDGIVDQYVDGQGIETTLPVPNWSAEDPYLIGFFLVGAYQEILGDLHNLFGDTNSAVVRIDEEGQTNIESVLAGDTVADVLRYVNLDAVSFMRTYEELVNSHIAEDERAMILEELQVGLKGYTYLEDF; encoded by the coding sequence ATGAACGAATGGTCAATTGACGACGCCCGCGCCGGGTACAACGTTGCCCACTGGAGTCAGGGTTTTTATGGGATCAGCGACGAGGGTGAGGTGACAGTCTCCCCGGATCCTAAGAATCCCACCTTCAAAATAGGATTGAACGCGCTTGCCAAGGATATGGTAAAAGCCGGCGTAAGCTTGCCTGTACTGGTGCGTTTCCCGCAAATTCTGCACCACAGAGTCGACCACCTGTGCCAGATGTTCAACCAGGCCATTCAGAAATACGACTATCAATCTGATTACCTGTTGGTGTACCCCATTAAGGTAAACCAGCAGCAAACCGTGGTGGAAGAAATTCTCGCGAGCCAGGTCAGTAAAACCGTACCGCAGCTGGGTCTTGAGGCCGGCAGTAAGCCAGAGCTGATGGCTGTACTCGCCATGGCCCAAAAGGCCAGCTCTGTTATCGTGTGTAACGGTTACAAAGATAAAGAATATATTCGTCTGGCGCTGATTGGTGAGAAGCTCGGCCACAGCGTGTACATAGTGCTCGAGAAAATGTCCGAGCTGCAGATGGTGCTGGATGAGTCCAAGAAGCTGGGTGTGACACCACGTTTGGGTCTGCGTGCCCGTTTGGCCTTCCAGGGCAAGGGCAAGTGGCAGGCGAGCGGCGGTGAAAAGTCGAAGTTCGGTCTGTCTGCCGCACAAATCCTGAAAGTGGTCGAACGTCTGAAAGACGAAGACATGCTGGAATCTTTGCAGCTGCTGCACTTCCACCTGGGCTCGCAAATCGCCAACATTCGTGACATTCGCCACGGCGTGGGTGAAGCCGCACGTTTTTACTGTGAACTGCGTAAGCTGGGTGCCAAGGTGAACTGCTTTGACGTGGGCGGCGGCCTGGCCGTGGATTACGATGGTACCCGCAGCCAGTCAAACAACTCCATGAACTATGCGCTGGCCGAATACGCCAACAATATCGTGTCTGTGCTCACCGACGTGTGTAACCAGAACGAGCAGCCAATGCCGCGCATTATTTCTGAGTCTGGCCGTTACCTGACTGCCCACCACGCGGTGCTCATCACCGATGTGATTGGCACAGAGTCCTACAGCCCGGAAGACATTCCTGCGCCGGAAGAAGACGCGCCTCAGCTGCTGCACAACATGTGGCGCAGCTGGAACGAAATCAGCTCACGCCTCGACCAGCGCGCCCTGATTGAAATCTTCCACGACACCCAGTCTGATCTGGCCGAAGCCCAGTCGCTGTTTGCACTGGGACAGCTGAGTCTTGAAGACCGTGCCTGGGCCGAGCAGTGTAACCTGGCGGTGTGCCATGAGTTGCAGGGGTTGATGAATGCCCGTAACCGTTATCAGCGCCCGATCATCGATGAACTGAACGAGAAGCTGGCTGACAGATTCTTTGTGAACTTTTCTCTGTTCCAGTCGTTGCCGGATGCCTGGGGTATCGACCAGGTATTCCCTGTGTTGCCGCTGTCGGGCCTGGACAAGGTGCCTGAACGTCGCGCTGTGATGCTGGACATCACCTGCGACTCTGACGGTATTGTTGATCAATACGTAGACGGTCAGGGCATTGAAACCACACTGCCGGTGCCAAACTGGTCTGCTGAAGACCCATATCTCATTGGTTTCTTCCTGGTGGGTGCTTATCAGGAAATCCTCGGCGACCTGCACAACCTCTTCGGTGATACCAACTCCGCTGTGGTGCGTATCGACGAAGAAGGCCAGACCAATATTGAGTCTGTGCTTGCCGGTGATACCGTGGCCGATGTACTGCGTTATGTGAACCTCGATGCCGTGTCCTTTATGCGCACTTACGAGGAACTGGTGAACTCTCACATTGCAGAAGACGAGCGCGCGATGATCCTCGAAGAACTCCAGGTTGGCCTCAAGGGGTACACCTACCTGGAAGATTTTTAA
- a CDS encoding YceH family protein, which translates to MLLDAIEARIIGCLLEKEVTTPDQYPLSLNALTLACNQKSSRDPVMDLSETQVQAGIDELAKKRLISEQSGFGSRVVKYKHRFCNTEFSDLQLSSAQVAVVSLLLLRGPQTPGELRTRAGRQHEFKDIGEVEATLTALASRESPLVVQLPRDPGKRESRFSLTIVESSESPALVPSQVDERDDSRIAALEERVAQLEAHLDALLNQTH; encoded by the coding sequence ATGTTGCTTGATGCCATCGAAGCCAGAATTATCGGCTGTTTATTGGAAAAAGAAGTTACCACACCGGATCAATATCCCCTTTCCCTCAATGCCCTCACCCTGGCTTGCAATCAAAAAAGCAGCCGGGATCCCGTGATGGACCTGTCTGAAACACAGGTGCAGGCAGGCATTGATGAACTCGCCAAAAAACGCTTGATAAGCGAACAATCCGGCTTTGGCAGCCGCGTCGTAAAATATAAGCACCGGTTTTGTAATACTGAGTTTTCTGATCTTCAGCTTTCCAGTGCGCAGGTTGCCGTAGTCAGTCTGTTGCTGCTCAGGGGCCCCCAGACTCCCGGCGAGCTGAGAACCCGTGCCGGACGACAGCATGAGTTCAAAGACATCGGCGAAGTCGAAGCTACCCTCACGGCACTGGCATCGAGGGAATCGCCATTGGTGGTTCAACTCCCCAGAGATCCAGGTAAACGGGAATCAAGATTCAGTCTGACGATAGTCGAATCCTCTGAGAGTCCGGCGTTGGTTCCCTCCCAAGTCGACGAAAGAGACGATAGCCGCATTGCTGCCCTTGAAGAGCGAGTCGCGCAATTGGAAGCGCACCTGGATGCACTCTTAAATCAAACACACTAA
- a CDS encoding cold-shock protein, which yields MSRDNDRDAFVHYRAINTHRRRALKKGQKVSFTLTQGQRGFLADNVSLFRSNHGANRSMAQPSADFS from the coding sequence TTGAGCCGCGATAATGATAGGGATGCGTTTGTCCATTACCGCGCCATCAATACTCACCGAAGACGTGCCCTGAAAAAAGGCCAGAAAGTCAGTTTTACCCTTACCCAAGGCCAAAGGGGCTTTCTGGCAGATAATGTGAGCCTGTTTCGTTCAAATCACGGAGCCAACCGCTCAATGGCCCAACCCTCAGCTGATTTTTCATAG
- a CDS encoding ABC transporter ATP-binding protein: MSLLVSRNLTKRYGSKIALDAVSLQVEAGAPVALVGPNGAGKTTLMSLMCGYIQPDGGSLEILGHPPGSRQLLGKVCALPQDALLDPNFSVGEQLTFFASLQGFSGKEARREAERVLELVQLREATPHKPTALSHGMGKRVAIAQALIGTPQLVLLDEPTAGLDPANARAVRELIAHTSEQTTFLISSHNLEELERLCDTVLYLDKGKLSQSLSMKSQTTERFLTLSLQEVAAEGLGDKLSTLPGVQSVKRQHNGREFIIGFEPTSQEYGLEKAALDLLATEGIRYRQLLNGKSLEDKLFS; encoded by the coding sequence GTGAGCCTTTTAGTATCCCGAAACCTGACCAAACGTTACGGCAGTAAAATTGCGCTGGATGCTGTATCGCTGCAAGTAGAAGCCGGCGCCCCTGTTGCGCTGGTTGGCCCAAACGGCGCCGGTAAAACAACCCTGATGAGTCTGATGTGTGGTTACATCCAGCCTGACGGTGGCAGCCTCGAAATCCTTGGTCACCCTCCCGGCAGCCGTCAATTGCTGGGAAAAGTCTGCGCCCTGCCGCAGGATGCCTTGCTGGATCCCAACTTCAGCGTGGGCGAGCAGCTGACCTTTTTTGCATCGCTGCAAGGATTCTCAGGCAAAGAAGCCCGCAGGGAGGCTGAGCGGGTATTGGAGCTCGTTCAACTGAGAGAAGCGACGCCTCACAAACCCACAGCCCTCAGCCATGGCATGGGCAAGCGTGTCGCCATAGCACAGGCCTTGATAGGCACCCCTCAACTGGTGCTTTTGGATGAACCCACCGCCGGATTGGATCCGGCAAACGCCCGAGCCGTGAGGGAATTGATAGCCCATACCAGCGAACAAACCACATTCCTGATTTCATCACACAACCTCGAAGAACTTGAGCGTCTGTGTGACACTGTGCTGTATCTGGATAAAGGCAAACTCAGTCAGTCCCTGTCGATGAAGTCACAGACTACTGAGCGCTTTTTGACGTTAAGCCTCCAAGAGGTTGCAGCGGAAGGACTCGGTGACAAGCTGAGCACACTGCCAGGGGTTCAAAGCGTGAAACGTCAGCATAACGGCCGTGAATTTATTATCGGCTTTGAGCCAACGTCACAAGAGTACGGTCTTGAAAAGGCGGCGCTGGACTTACTGGCAACAGAAGGCATTCGGTATCGGCAACTGCTGAATGGCAAGAGTTTGGAAGACAAACTCTTTTCCTGA
- a CDS encoding S1 RNA-binding domain-containing protein → MIQLGKTCRLAVVKQVNFGFYLNAGDFGQVLLPNKFAPDNLQVGDELDVFLYLDSEDTPIATTQKPLAQVGEFANLKIVSVSRVGAFLDWGLDKDLLLPFAEQTRPPEEGKYQLVHLHINRADDRIVASAKLDKFLDKTPASYKPGQEVKLTIAGRTDLGYKAIINNSHWGLIHQSDVFKPLCAGNKLKGYIKQVRHDGKIDLVLNKGTRDELDAHSGVILKKLQAAGGFLPLGDKTDADVIYAELGMSKKAFKKSIGGLFKEGKLRIADDGLYLS, encoded by the coding sequence ATGATCCAATTAGGAAAGACTTGCCGGTTGGCGGTTGTTAAACAAGTTAATTTTGGTTTTTATCTCAACGCCGGTGACTTTGGCCAGGTGCTGTTACCCAATAAATTTGCACCGGACAACCTGCAAGTAGGCGATGAGCTCGACGTATTCCTGTACCTGGACTCTGAAGACACTCCCATTGCCACCACTCAAAAGCCGTTGGCCCAAGTGGGTGAGTTTGCCAATCTTAAAATAGTGTCAGTGAGCCGGGTCGGCGCATTCCTCGATTGGGGACTGGACAAAGACTTGCTGCTGCCCTTTGCCGAACAGACCCGTCCACCGGAAGAAGGCAAGTATCAGTTGGTGCACCTGCACATCAACCGCGCCGACGACAGAATAGTCGCCTCTGCAAAGCTGGATAAGTTTCTGGACAAGACGCCAGCTTCTTACAAGCCAGGCCAGGAAGTGAAACTGACCATCGCCGGACGCACAGACCTGGGTTATAAGGCAATTATCAACAACAGCCACTGGGGTCTTATCCATCAAAGCGATGTGTTCAAGCCACTGTGTGCGGGCAATAAGCTCAAGGGTTACATCAAGCAGGTACGCCACGACGGTAAAATCGATCTGGTGCTCAACAAAGGTACCCGAGATGAGTTGGATGCCCACTCCGGCGTTATCCTGAAAAAACTGCAGGCCGCCGGTGGATTTTTGCCATTGGGTGACAAGACTGATGCCGACGTGATTTACGCTGAGCTGGGCATGAGCAAAAAAGCCTTTAAAAAGAGCATTGGAGGCCTCTTTAAAGAGGGCAAACTCCGAATAGCCGACGACGGACTCTATCTGAGCTGA
- the pdxH gene encoding pyridoxamine 5'-phosphate oxidase, with translation MTDLSDIRREYTKGGLRRSELPEDPMALFERWMEQAKAAELTDPTAMCVATVDDQGQPYQRIVLLKRFDEQGFVFFTNLGSRKATQLKQNAHISLLFPWHPLERQVAVTGIAEPLSTAEVLKYFVTRPKESQIAAWVSAQSSKLSARQVLEAKFMEMKQKFSAGEVPLPSFWGGYLVRPSSIEFWQGGEHRLHDRFIYEKSAEGWAIERLAP, from the coding sequence ATGACAGATCTTAGCGACATTCGCCGTGAATACACTAAAGGCGGCCTCAGGCGCAGCGAATTGCCCGAAGACCCCATGGCACTCTTTGAACGCTGGATGGAGCAGGCCAAGGCGGCTGAACTTACCGACCCGACTGCCATGTGTGTGGCGACAGTCGACGACCAGGGGCAACCCTATCAACGGATAGTGCTGCTCAAGCGCTTTGATGAACAGGGTTTTGTGTTCTTTACCAATTTGGGCAGCCGTAAGGCCACTCAGCTGAAGCAAAATGCCCACATCAGTCTGCTGTTTCCCTGGCATCCATTGGAGCGACAGGTCGCTGTGACAGGCATTGCCGAACCCCTTTCAACGGCAGAGGTGCTTAAGTACTTTGTCACCCGTCCAAAAGAGAGCCAAATTGCTGCCTGGGTGTCTGCCCAGTCATCCAAACTCAGTGCACGGCAGGTACTGGAAGCCAAGTTTATGGAAATGAAGCAGAAATTTTCCGCGGGGGAGGTGCCTTTACCGTCCTTCTGGGGAGGCTATCTGGTGCGTCCTTCCAGCATAGAATTCTGGCAGGGAGGAGAACACAGACTACACGACCGCTTTATCTATGAAAAATCAGCTGAGGGTTGGGCCATTGAGCGGTTGGCTCCGTGA
- a CDS encoding ABC transporter permease subunit — translation MSQPQLAHPGPLMHVWLIARQEVIKGFFNLRGLIALVAYCLVWGLILYYPIRSAAKYLADPHMRQMLTEMLGMVSPKHLLSWDVPELSLFWVISLYWFPLFAILSSADQFASDKSRKTFRFLVQRTGRDALFFGRVFGQLLLQSAYIITAGLATLILTLFREPELAATAISDGVLVLLNLLIVITPYIALMALLSLYANSARQATLFAVLVWCVLKILAALAAYYLPSLPSLDWLLPGSQIDLIVDNTPLGALLHAPLPLIQAAVLLALGLIYMKRSAL, via the coding sequence ATGTCTCAACCTCAGCTTGCCCATCCGGGACCTTTGATGCATGTCTGGCTAATCGCCAGACAGGAAGTCATTAAAGGTTTTTTCAATCTTCGGGGTCTGATAGCCCTGGTCGCTTATTGCCTGGTATGGGGACTTATTCTCTACTACCCCATCCGCAGCGCCGCCAAATACCTTGCCGATCCCCATATGCGCCAAATGTTGACGGAAATGCTCGGCATGGTCAGTCCTAAGCATTTGCTCTCATGGGATGTCCCTGAGCTGTCACTATTTTGGGTCATTAGCCTCTACTGGTTCCCGCTGTTTGCCATTTTGAGCAGTGCAGATCAGTTTGCCTCAGACAAAAGCCGCAAAACCTTCCGCTTTTTGGTACAGCGCACCGGCCGGGATGCCTTATTTTTTGGCCGTGTGTTCGGGCAATTATTATTGCAAAGTGCCTATATCATCACTGCCGGATTGGCCACGCTGATACTGACGCTGTTTCGTGAGCCGGAACTCGCAGCCACTGCGATTTCTGACGGTGTTCTGGTACTGTTGAACCTGCTGATTGTTATCACCCCCTACATAGCACTGATGGCCTTGCTGTCGCTTTATGCCAACAGTGCCCGCCAGGCAACCCTGTTCGCCGTGCTGGTATGGTGCGTGCTCAAAATTCTTGCGGCCCTTGCCGCCTATTACCTGCCTTCGCTGCCAAGCCTGGATTGGCTGTTGCCGGGGAGCCAGATTGACTTGATAGTGGATAACACACCGCTCGGTGCCCTGCTCCACGCGCCACTGCCCTTGATTCAAGCTGCGGTGCTGCTCGCCTTGGGCTTGATATACATGAAAAGGAGCGCACTGTGA
- a CDS encoding RimK/LysX family protein, protein MFRAWIAVSLLLLSCASSGKPVVGQSVDIHQPGSGLNFVARVDTGASISSIHAVDIEVLGGEAESMKDNIGKRVRFTTEGRGGVSKTIEARIVKVTTVSNSQGTESRYTVELELQYEQDLRNIRVNLRDRGHMDYKLLLGRNWLEGHYLVDVAEKNVIGERAPIHLVEGDITFDTRIDTGAVENSLHAIDIQIEDENPTDMEANVGKRISFTTGNEKGETRRIHSRITETSLIRNAQGSEVRYMVELTLGEPGKEFKVKVNLKDRSQMSHKLLIGRNWLQGHYVVDVSR, encoded by the coding sequence ATGTTTAGAGCTTGGATTGCAGTTTCGTTGTTATTGTTATCTTGCGCTTCTTCAGGCAAACCTGTCGTGGGGCAGAGTGTAGACATTCATCAGCCCGGCTCAGGGCTAAACTTTGTTGCCCGGGTGGATACCGGCGCCTCTATCAGTTCAATCCATGCCGTTGATATCGAGGTGCTCGGCGGCGAAGCGGAATCGATGAAAGACAACATCGGAAAACGGGTACGCTTCACCACAGAAGGACGGGGTGGAGTCAGCAAAACTATTGAGGCCAGGATAGTCAAGGTCACCACAGTGTCCAACTCTCAGGGTACAGAGAGCCGTTATACAGTCGAACTTGAGCTGCAATACGAGCAGGACCTGCGCAACATAAGGGTGAACCTCAGAGATCGTGGGCACATGGATTACAAACTGCTGCTGGGACGCAATTGGCTGGAAGGCCACTACCTGGTCGATGTTGCCGAGAAAAACGTTATCGGTGAGCGTGCGCCCATCCACTTGGTGGAAGGTGATATCACCTTCGATACCCGCATCGATACCGGTGCCGTCGAAAACAGTCTGCATGCAATCGACATCCAAATTGAAGACGAAAACCCCACCGACATGGAGGCCAACGTTGGCAAGCGGATAAGCTTTACCACGGGTAATGAAAAAGGCGAAACGCGGCGGATCCATAGCCGTATCACAGAGACGTCTCTCATTCGAAATGCTCAGGGAAGTGAAGTTCGCTATATGGTAGAGCTCACCCTCGGTGAGCCCGGTAAAGAGTTCAAGGTGAAGGTAAACTTAA
- a CDS encoding STAS/SEC14 domain-containing protein produces the protein MIRLKPGFEHDTIAVEASGMIEADDYSSVLIPALEQALKDHASVRVWYEIDDGCRGVRLLSLWQDVLLGLFHLDDFRRIAILTNRPSFRRMGELIGLFMPCPVRVFHLDEGQTARVWLSQNR, from the coding sequence ATGATAAGACTCAAACCAGGATTTGAACACGATACCATTGCTGTTGAGGCATCAGGGATGATTGAGGCGGATGACTACAGCAGCGTTTTGATACCCGCGCTCGAACAAGCGCTGAAAGATCATGCCTCGGTGCGGGTGTGGTACGAAATTGATGATGGATGCCGCGGTGTGCGTCTGTTGTCGCTCTGGCAAGACGTGCTGCTTGGGCTCTTCCATCTCGATGACTTCAGGCGTATTGCCATTCTTACCAATCGTCCTTCCTTTCGCCGTATGGGCGAACTCATTGGCTTATTTATGCCATGTCCCGTACGTGTCTTCCACTTGGATGAGGGTCAAACCGCCAGGGTTTGGCTGTCTCAAAATCGCTGA
- a CDS encoding adenosylmethionine decarboxylase produces MFFEGSEKKIEVIVTPGFGSLRALGREFWNEMVACANAEILSSINNEHCDAYLLSESSLFVWNDRFLMLTCGTTTLAKAVVRFISEVGADKIAFASYQRKNEYLSHLQSSAFTDDLTAIRALLPGDAFRIGHLDSHHHYIFTSNKPYEAAADDHTSELLMYHIRGEAADYLRGEHQSAAEIRSLLQLEAMLPGFVFDDFLFEPFGYSINGIRGDRYMTIHITPQENSSYVSFETNLPLEGEYRQIFSRLLGILNPGSWDEIGFNARRHTENYPAHLCLGSCALSMAQGYNVDFSHYQQLCHEVLIPEPM; encoded by the coding sequence ATGTTTTTTGAAGGTTCAGAAAAAAAAATAGAAGTTATAGTCACCCCCGGATTCGGCTCACTCAGAGCACTGGGGCGTGAATTCTGGAACGAGATGGTAGCCTGCGCCAATGCAGAAATTCTCTCCAGTATCAACAATGAACACTGCGATGCCTACTTGCTCAGCGAATCGAGTTTGTTTGTCTGGAACGACAGATTCCTGATGCTGACCTGCGGCACCACAACACTCGCCAAAGCGGTTGTTCGTTTTATTTCTGAAGTCGGTGCCGACAAGATTGCGTTTGCCAGCTACCAACGTAAAAACGAGTACCTTTCCCACTTGCAAAGCAGTGCCTTTACTGACGATTTGACCGCCATCCGTGCGCTCTTGCCCGGAGATGCCTTCAGAATAGGGCATCTGGATTCCCATCATCATTACATTTTCACCAGCAACAAGCCCTACGAAGCGGCCGCAGATGACCATACCAGTGAGCTTTTGATGTACCACATTCGTGGTGAGGCCGCTGATTACTTACGCGGTGAACATCAGAGCGCAGCTGAAATCCGCAGCCTGCTGCAACTGGAAGCCATGTTGCCGGGCTTTGTGTTTGATGACTTTTTGTTTGAGCCTTTTGGCTATTCCATCAATGGCATCCGTGGCGATCGCTACATGACCATTCATATTACGCCGCAGGAAAACAGCTCTTACGTGAGCTTTGAAACCAACTTGCCACTGGAGGGGGAGTATCGGCAAATTTTCTCCCGCTTGCTGGGGATACTCAACCCGGGCAGTTGGGATGAGATTGGCTTCAACGCCAGGCGCCATACCGAAAATTACCCGGCGCACCTGTGTCTGGGAAGCTGTGCGTTATCCATGGCGCAGGGGTATAACGTGGACTTCAGTCACTATCAGCAGCTCTGTCATGAAGTGCTGATCCCAGAGCCAATGTAA
- a CDS encoding cold-shock protein, whose product MSQVTGVVKWFNADKGFGFIAQEAGPDVFVHFRAINTDGFKTLDEGQKVSFTVTQGQKGPQAENVTVIG is encoded by the coding sequence ATGTCTCAAGTGACTGGTGTAGTTAAGTGGTTCAACGCTGATAAAGGCTTTGGTTTTATCGCTCAGGAAGCTGGCCCAGATGTGTTTGTTCACTTCCGCGCCATCAACACTGACGGTTTCAAGACTCTGGACGAAGGTCAGAAGGTGTCTTTCACCGTGACCCAGGGTCAGAAAGGTCCTCAGGCTGAGAACGTAACCGTAATCGGTTAA
- the speE gene encoding polyamine aminopropyltransferase translates to MQDNKLYFETLHSGYGQYFEIDKVLFEQKTSQWHLSIFENARFGRVMALNGAIQTTEADEFVYHEMLTHVPVLAHGRVKSLLIIGGGDGGMLREVVKHRGIERIVMVEIDGAVVDMCKTWLPNHSAGAYDDPRVELVIADGIDFVASCNERFDVIISDCTDPVGPGEVLFSSDFYAGCKRCLNENGIFVAQNGVPFMQVESLQDTVRRMSTYTRECWFYMAAVPTYIGGAMAFAWATDNPEARKLDLATLEARFNEAGISTRYYTPALHQASFALPKYVEQAIRSAMTVTA, encoded by the coding sequence ATGCAAGACAACAAGCTATATTTCGAGACGCTGCATAGCGGCTATGGTCAATATTTCGAGATAGACAAGGTGCTCTTTGAGCAAAAAACCAGTCAATGGCATTTATCGATTTTTGAAAATGCCCGCTTTGGCCGGGTGATGGCACTTAATGGCGCCATTCAAACCACCGAAGCCGATGAGTTTGTCTATCACGAAATGCTGACCCACGTGCCGGTATTGGCACATGGCCGGGTAAAAAGCCTGCTCATCATCGGCGGTGGCGATGGCGGTATGCTGCGCGAAGTGGTGAAACACAGGGGGATTGAGCGTATCGTGATGGTGGAGATTGATGGCGCCGTGGTGGACATGTGTAAAACCTGGCTGCCCAATCACTCTGCCGGCGCGTACGACGATCCCCGTGTCGAACTGGTTATTGCTGATGGTATTGACTTTGTTGCCAGCTGCAACGAGCGTTTTGATGTGATTATCTCTGACTGTACTGACCCTGTGGGTCCAGGCGAAGTGCTGTTCAGTTCAGATTTTTATGCGGGTTGCAAAAGATGTCTTAATGAAAACGGCATCTTTGTCGCCCAAAATGGGGTGCCCTTTATGCAGGTAGAGTCCCTGCAGGATACGGTGCGCCGCATGAGCACTTATACCCGGGAATGCTGGTTTTACATGGCCGCAGTCCCAACGTACATTGGTGGAGCCATGGCATTTGCCTGGGCCACCGACAATCCAGAGGCACGCAAGCTTGACCTTGCAACCCTCGAGGCGCGTTTCAACGAGGCTGGGATCAGTACCCGTTACTACACGCCGGCTTTGCATCAGGCAAGCTTTGCCTTGCCAAAATACGTCGAACAGGCGATCCGGTCAGCGATGACCGTGACCGCTTAA
- a CDS encoding DUF3802 family protein: protein MVTDKEGYVHLIQYLTENLGLFEAPEGKGLADETVMELFEEQLSAQIIMVCGQNPELSFAQRNMVIREIDAIVYDLEEILAHVGNKKATPEQTHFIADFSGLIKNLFDQEIVKLTA, encoded by the coding sequence ATGGTCACTGATAAAGAAGGTTACGTGCATCTCATACAGTACCTGACTGAAAACTTGGGGCTTTTCGAAGCGCCCGAGGGAAAGGGGTTGGCTGATGAGACAGTGATGGAGCTCTTTGAAGAGCAGTTGTCCGCGCAGATAATCATGGTCTGCGGTCAAAATCCCGAATTGAGTTTTGCCCAACGTAATATGGTCATCCGGGAAATCGACGCCATCGTTTACGATCTCGAAGAAATCCTGGCCCATGTTGGAAATAAAAAAGCCACGCCGGAACAAACGCACTTTATTGCTGACTTTTCTGGGCTTATCAAAAACTTATTCGACCAGGAAATTGTCAAGCTGACCGCCTGA
- a CDS encoding YceI family protein, with translation MFIRTLLGAALLVSASGAMADWQLNAANSNVSFISVKKGDVAEVHKFKTLEGKLSEQGDFSLSIPLASVDTGIEIRDERMKSMLFEVEQFPSLTLSAKIEPSLVSALKPGDITKAEIPATLELHGKTDKLNVEVTVARVSDNTLMVSSSAMLIVNAANFGLTAGIEKLREVAGLSAISSAVPVSFVLTLEK, from the coding sequence ATGTTTATCCGTACTTTGTTGGGCGCAGCCCTGCTGGTATCTGCATCGGGTGCCATGGCCGATTGGCAATTGAATGCCGCCAATTCCAATGTCAGCTTTATTTCAGTGAAGAAGGGTGATGTTGCTGAAGTGCACAAATTTAAAACCCTTGAAGGTAAACTGTCTGAACAAGGTGATTTCAGCCTCAGTATTCCGCTGGCGTCTGTCGATACTGGTATTGAAATTCGTGATGAGCGCATGAAAAGCATGTTATTTGAAGTGGAACAATTTCCCTCGTTAACGCTTTCTGCCAAGATAGAACCATCACTGGTTAGCGCCCTGAAGCCTGGCGATATCACGAAAGCGGAAATTCCGGCGACTTTGGAATTGCATGGTAAAACCGATAAGCTCAACGTCGAAGTGACAGTGGCACGGGTGTCTGATAACACCCTGATGGTCAGCAGCAGTGCCATGTTAATCGTCAATGCAGCCAATTTTGGATTAACCGCAGGTATTGAAAAGCTGCGTGAAGTGGCAGGGTTGTCGGCCATCAGCAGTGCTGTGCCGGTTTCATTCGTGCTAACACTTGAGAAATAA